One segment of Peromyscus leucopus breed LL Stock chromosome 5, UCI_PerLeu_2.1, whole genome shotgun sequence DNA contains the following:
- the Elovl2 gene encoding elongation of very long chain fatty acids protein 2 encodes MEHLKAFDNEVNAFLDNMFGPRDSRVRGWFLLDSYLPTFVLTITYLLSIWLGNKYMKNRPALSLRGILTLYNLGITLLSAYMLVELILSSWEGGYNLQCQNLDSAGEGDIRVAKVLWWYYFSKLVEFLDTIFFVLRKKTSQITFLHVYHHASMFNIWWCVLNWIPCGQSFFGPTLNSFIHILMYSYYGLSVFPSMHKYLWWKKYLTQAQLVQFVLTITHTLSAVVKPCGFPFGCLIFQSSYMMTLVILFLNFYVQTYRKKPAKKEMPELPAGKEVKNGLPKAHLAAANGVTNKKVQ; translated from the exons ACTCTCGAGTGCGAGGGTGGTTCCTGTTGGACTCTTACCTGCCTACCTTCGTTCTCACCATCACATATCTGCTCTCGATATGGCTGGGTAACAAATACATGAAGAACAGGCCGGCTCTTTCTCTCAGGGGAATCCTCACCTTGTATAACCTGGGAATCACACTTCTTTCTGCGTATATGCTGGTGGAG CTCATCCTCTCCAGCTGGGAAGGAGGCTACAACCTGCAGTGTCAGAATCTGGACAGTGCGGGAGAAGGAGATATCCGG GTAGCCAAGGTCTTGTGGTGGTACTACTTCTCCAAACTAGTGGAGTTCCTGGACacgattttctttgttcttcgaAAGAAGACCAGTCAGATCACCTTCCTTCATGTCTACCACCATGCCTCGATGTTTAACATCTGGTGGTGTGTTCTGAACTGGATACCTTGTGGTCAAA GCTTCTTTGGACCAAccctgaacagttttattcatattCTCATGTACTCCTACTACGGACTCTCTGTGTTCCCGTCCATGCACAAGTACCTTTGGTGGAAGAAATACCTCACCCAGGCTCAGCTG GTGCAGTTTGTGCTGACCATCACGCACACCCTCAGTGCCGTGGTGAAGCCCTGCGGCTTCCCCTTCGGCTGTCTCATCTTCCAGTCTTCCTATATGATGACACTGGTTATCCTGTTCCTAAACTTCTATGTCCAG ACATACCGAAAAAAGCCAGCGAAGAAAGAGATGCCAGAGCTGCCCGCAGGGAAAGAGGTGAAGAATGGTTTGCCCAAGGCCCACTTGGCCGCAGCTAACGGTGTAACAAACAAGAAGGTGCAATGA